A single region of the Nomascus leucogenys isolate Asia unplaced genomic scaffold, Asia_NLE_v1 Super-Scaffold_258, whole genome shotgun sequence genome encodes:
- the PHOSPHO1 gene encoding phosphoethanolamine/phosphocholine phosphatase isoform X1 encodes MCQRLWPWPANQPLPGGLLPRPLSLAPSSSSSCCSPPCSQDGGMAAQGAPRFLLTFDFDETIVDENSDDSIVRAAPGQRLPESLRATYREGFYNEYMQRVFKYLGEQGVRPRDLRAIYEAIPLSPGMGDLLQFVAKQGACFEVILISDANTFGVESALRAAGHHSLFRRILSNPSGPDARGLLALRPFHTHSCARCPANMCKHKVLSDYLRERAHDGVHFERLFYVGDGANDFCPMGLLAGGDVAFPRRGYPMHRLIQEAQKAEPSSFRASVVPWETAADVRLHLQQVLKSC; translated from the coding sequence ATGTGCCAGCGCCTCTGGCCGTGGCCCGCTAACCAGCCTCTCCCGGGCGGGCTCCTGCCGCGCCCCCTCTCGCttgccccctcctcctcctcctcctgctgctctccCCCCTGCTCCCAGGACGGCGGGATGGCCGCGCAGGGCGCGCCGCGCTTCCTCCTGACCTTCGACTTCGACGAGACTATCGTAGACGAAAACAGCGACGATTCGATCGTGCGCGCCGCGCCGGGCCAGCGGCTCCCGGAGAGCCTGCGAGCCACCTACCGCGAGGGCTTCTACAATGAGTACATGCAGCGCGTCTTCAAGTACCTGGGCGAGCAGGGCGTGCGGCCGCGGGACCTGCGCGCCATCTATGAAGCCATCCCTTTGTCGCCAGGCATGGGCGACCTGCTGCAGTTTGTGGCAAAACAGGGCGCCTGTTTCGAGGTGATTCTCATCTCCGATGCCAACACCTTTGGCGTGGAGAGCGCGCTGCGCGCCGCCGGCCACCACAGCCTGTTCCGCCGCATCCTCAGCAACCCGTCGGGGCCGGATGCGCGGGGACTGCTGGCTCTGCGGCCGTTCCACACACACAGCTGCGCGCGCTGCCCCGCCAACATGTGCAAGCACAAGGTGCTTAGCGACTACCTGCGCGAGCGAGCCCACGACGGCGTGCACTTCGAGCGCCTCTTCTACGTGGGCGACGGCGCCAACGACTTCTGCCCCATGGGGCTGCTGGCGGGCGGCGACGTGGCCTTCCCGCGCCGCGGCTACCCCATGCACCGCCTCATTCAGGAGGCCCAGAAGGCCGAGCCCAGCTCGTTCCGCGCCAGCGTGGTGCCCTGGGAAACGGCTGCAGACGTGCGCCTCCACCTGCAACAAGTGCTGAAGTCGTGCTGA
- the PHOSPHO1 gene encoding phosphoethanolamine/phosphocholine phosphatase isoform X2, giving the protein MSGCFPVSGLRCLSRDGGMAAQGAPRFLLTFDFDETIVDENSDDSIVRAAPGQRLPESLRATYREGFYNEYMQRVFKYLGEQGVRPRDLRAIYEAIPLSPGMGDLLQFVAKQGACFEVILISDANTFGVESALRAAGHHSLFRRILSNPSGPDARGLLALRPFHTHSCARCPANMCKHKVLSDYLRERAHDGVHFERLFYVGDGANDFCPMGLLAGGDVAFPRRGYPMHRLIQEAQKAEPSSFRASVVPWETAADVRLHLQQVLKSC; this is encoded by the coding sequence GACGGCGGGATGGCCGCGCAGGGCGCGCCGCGCTTCCTCCTGACCTTCGACTTCGACGAGACTATCGTAGACGAAAACAGCGACGATTCGATCGTGCGCGCCGCGCCGGGCCAGCGGCTCCCGGAGAGCCTGCGAGCCACCTACCGCGAGGGCTTCTACAATGAGTACATGCAGCGCGTCTTCAAGTACCTGGGCGAGCAGGGCGTGCGGCCGCGGGACCTGCGCGCCATCTATGAAGCCATCCCTTTGTCGCCAGGCATGGGCGACCTGCTGCAGTTTGTGGCAAAACAGGGCGCCTGTTTCGAGGTGATTCTCATCTCCGATGCCAACACCTTTGGCGTGGAGAGCGCGCTGCGCGCCGCCGGCCACCACAGCCTGTTCCGCCGCATCCTCAGCAACCCGTCGGGGCCGGATGCGCGGGGACTGCTGGCTCTGCGGCCGTTCCACACACACAGCTGCGCGCGCTGCCCCGCCAACATGTGCAAGCACAAGGTGCTTAGCGACTACCTGCGCGAGCGAGCCCACGACGGCGTGCACTTCGAGCGCCTCTTCTACGTGGGCGACGGCGCCAACGACTTCTGCCCCATGGGGCTGCTGGCGGGCGGCGACGTGGCCTTCCCGCGCCGCGGCTACCCCATGCACCGCCTCATTCAGGAGGCCCAGAAGGCCGAGCCCAGCTCGTTCCGCGCCAGCGTGGTGCCCTGGGAAACGGCTGCAGACGTGCGCCTCCACCTGCAACAAGTGCTGAAGTCGTGCTGA